One Phycisphaerales bacterium genomic window carries:
- a CDS encoding sulfotransferase → MRRSTVADHPVVNAVRYALEYAGLGSRIAPFPIRRLARPWTRSELPPAGNLRAAPPDYVGVGTQKSGTSWWAGLIEAHPQVAPNLFKRKEMHYLTHFFERPMTVGDIETYHAAFARPQGRLCGEWTPNYLASPYTIRRLQQAAPNARVLVMFREPVSRYESGFNHEYKQRFGAMLAPRVRREVMKRYALRKESIWNGMYAAQCDTLLRVIPRERLLVLQYEQCKTQPREMIARTYRFLGLDDSFVPEGMETPVNVQRQVTDSLGDETRELLAEVYLDDVRRLKAMFPDEIDLNLWPGFESAAGD, encoded by the coding sequence GTGCGGCGGTCAACGGTGGCGGATCACCCGGTTGTCAACGCAGTTCGATACGCACTCGAATACGCCGGGCTGGGCAGCAGGATTGCCCCGTTCCCGATTCGAAGGCTGGCTCGGCCGTGGACACGCAGTGAGTTGCCGCCGGCCGGGAATCTGAGGGCCGCGCCGCCGGACTATGTCGGAGTCGGAACGCAGAAAAGCGGCACCTCGTGGTGGGCCGGGCTCATTGAAGCCCATCCGCAGGTGGCGCCAAACCTCTTCAAGCGAAAGGAGATGCACTACCTCACGCATTTCTTCGAGCGGCCGATGACGGTCGGCGACATCGAGACGTATCACGCCGCATTCGCCCGGCCGCAAGGCAGGCTGTGCGGCGAGTGGACTCCGAACTATCTCGCCAGTCCTTACACGATTCGCCGTCTGCAGCAGGCCGCTCCGAACGCCCGGGTGCTCGTGATGTTTCGCGAACCCGTCTCGCGATACGAGTCGGGATTCAACCACGAGTACAAGCAGCGCTTCGGCGCGATGCTGGCCCCTCGGGTTCGGCGCGAAGTGATGAAGAGGTACGCCCTGCGAAAAGAGTCTATCTGGAACGGCATGTATGCCGCCCAGTGCGACACGTTGCTGCGAGTCATTCCGCGAGAGCGGCTGCTGGTGCTCCAGTACGAGCAGTGCAAAACGCAGCCGCGGGAGATGATCGCCCGCACGTACCGGTTCCTCGGGCTCGACGATTCGTTCGTGCCCGAAGGGATGGAAACGCCGGTGAATGTGCAGCGTCAGGTGACGGATTCGCTGGGAGATGAGACGAGAGAGCTGCTCGCCGAAGTCTACCTCGACGACGTGCGGCGACTGAAGGCGATGTTTCCGGATGAGATCGACCTGAACCTCTGGCCGGGATTTGAAAGTGCGGCCGGCGACTGA